From the genome of Nicotiana sylvestris chromosome 2, ASM39365v2, whole genome shotgun sequence, one region includes:
- the LOC104223628 gene encoding phenylacetaldehyde synthase-like, whose amino-acid sequence MGTLNINPELDDQIFNTINPLDPEEFRKQGHMIVNFVADYYQNIEKYPVCSQVNPGYLQKLVPNSAPDNPEPLEKILQDVKRDIIPGITHWQSPNFFAYFPSSGSTAGFLGEMLSVGFNVVGFNWISSPAATELESIVMDWFGKMLNLPYSFLFSGGGGGVLQGTTCEAMLCNIVAARDQMLRKIGRENFGKLVVYTSDQTHFSLKKAAHIAGIDPENFRVIPTTKANEYVLCPKSLRLAILKDTKEGMVPLFLCATIGTTSTTSVDPLRSLCEIAKEYGIWVHVDAAYAGSACICPEFQHFLDGIENANSFSLNAHKWFFSTLDCCCLWVKDPSALTKALSTNPECLRNKATELNQVIDYKDWQISLSRRFRALKLWLVLRNYGVTSLRNLIRSHVNMAKHFEGLIAMDKRFEIFVPRKFAVVCFRISPSVISRVSTTFDEEQVNKFNTKLVESINSSGKLYLTHGVVGGIYIIRFAIGASLTDYRHVDMAWKVIQDHANVLLIPGSF is encoded by the coding sequence ATGGGTACCCTCAATATCAACCCTGAACTTGATGACCAAATTTTCAACACCATAAACCCTTTAGATCCTGAAGAATTCAGAAAGCAAGGTCACATGATTGTGAACTTCGTTGCTGATTACTATCAAAACATTGAAAAATATCCAGTTTGTAGCCAAGTCAATCCAGGCTATCTCCAAAAACTTGTACCGAATTCTGCACCTGATAATCCTGAACCACTTGAAAAAATTCTTCAAGATGTCAAAAGAGATATTATTCCAGGGATAACTCACTGGCAAAGTCCTAATTTTTTTGCGTATTTTCCTTCTTCTGGAAGTACTGCTGGATTCCTAGGTGAAATGCTTAGTGTTGGATTTAATGTGGTTGGGTTCAATTGGATCTCATCCCCTGCTGCAACTGAACTTGAGAGCATTGTGATGGATTGGTTTGGAAAAATGTTAAATCTTCCCTATTCTTTCTTATTCTCTGGGGGTGGTGGAGGTGTACTACAGGGTACAACTTGTGAAGCTATGTTGTGCAATATAGTGGCAGCTAGAGATCAAATGCTGAGGAAAATTGGTAGAGAGAATTTTGGCAAGTTGGTGGTCTATACATCTGATCAGACACATTTTTCTCTCAAGAAAGCTGCCCATATAGCTGGGATAGACCCCGAGAATTTTCGAGTTATCCCAACAACAAAGGCTAATGAGTATGTCCTGTGCCCAAAATCGTTACGTTTAGCAATCTTGAAAGACACTAAAGAAGGAATGGTACCCTTATTCCTGTGCGCGACAATTGGGACAACTTCAACAACTTCTGTTGATCCATTGCGTTCGCTTTGTGAAATTGCTAAGGAATATGGGATTTGGGTGCATGTGGATGCAGCCTATGCTGGAAGCGCTTGCATTTGCCCTGAATTTCAACACTTCCTTGATGGTATTGAAAATGCAAACTCTTTCAGTCTCAATGCACATAAATGGTTCTTTTCCACTTTGGATTGTTGCTGCCTTTGGGTGAAGGATCCAAGTGCACTTACAAAAGCGTTATCGACTAATCCTGAATGCTTAAGAAACAAAGCCACAGAGTTAAATCAAGTGATTGATTACAAGGACTGGCAAATTTCATTGAGCAGGAGATTTAGGGCTTTGAAACTGTGGCTAGTTTTGAGAAATTATGGAGTAACTAGTTTGAGAAATTTGATAAGAAGTCATGTGAACATGGCTAAGCATTTTGAAGGGCTTATAGCTATGGACAAAAGGTTTGAAATATTTGTGCCTAGAAAATTTGCTGTGGTGTGTTTTAGGATTTCTCCATCAGTAATAAGTCGAGTTTCGACAACGTTCGATGAGGAACAAGTGAACAAGTTCAACACTAAGTTGGTGGAGTCGATTAATTCATCTGGAAAACTCTATTTGACTCATGGAGTTGTTGGAGGAATTTATATTATTCGATTTGCCATTGGTGCTTCTCTTACTGATTATAGGCATGTTGACATGGCTTGGAAGGTGATACAAGACCATGCTAATGTCCTGCTAATTCCAGGCTCTttttaa
- the LOC138886023 gene encoding uncharacterized protein, with amino-acid sequence MVGERVLLWLSPMKDAMRFGKKGKLSPRFIGPFEILRRVGEVAYELALPPSLAGVHPDLSYVEEPVAILDRQVRKMRSKNIASVRVQWRDQPVEEATWETEQDMHNCYPHLFTTSDLSHIAITFFLENENEANSMDEFALLVPTIIHEFDHDEA; translated from the exons atggtcggagagcgagttcTACTTTGGCTTTCTCCTATGAAGGAcgctatgagatttgggaagaaggggaagttgagtccgaggtttattggcccttttgagatattgaggcgtgttggggaggttgcttatgagcttgccttacctcccagcttggcaggagttcatccg gatctatcttatgttgaggaaccagtggcaatattagacaggcaggttagaaagatgaggtcaaagaacattgcatcagtgaggGTTCAGTGGCGGGatcagccagtcgaggaggcgacctgggagaccgagcaggatatgcacaactgttaccctcatcttttcactacttcag acttgTCACATATTGCTATCACATTCTTTTTAGAAaatgagaatgaagcaaattcaatggaCGAGTTTGCACTTCTTGttcccacaatcatacatgaatttgatcatgacgaggcatag